In one Candidatus Krumholzibacteriia bacterium genomic region, the following are encoded:
- the glnD gene encoding [protein-PII] uridylyltransferase yields the protein MTPRKPATKPRTRRKRAGSASALPAVMTPEALASREHLVAETRAYFALLTRPIIDGRTPQTRGLEFVASYTRMVDTIVGLLFQHAAEENGLTVDETDVAVVALGGYGRAELAPFSDVDILITCGRKTKIVEAVASSFIRLMWDCGFELGHAVESVVEADTALTRDMDTKTALIESRWVCGSRRVARALDKKIGRVRRNEREEFLRRKTADVIERYEKFGNSFQLIEPNVKSSPGGLRDYQTLVWLGSVGRTEQGLKALRQKGLLLRGERRELEAAYDFLTRVRVELHLSTKSKQDSLIVAAQQGVADALGYRKRGDHLAVEFFMREYYRHSRAIYRITADCLQALDYGNNVGVLLGRSRLKKDGSRLNVALRLPSLRKNPLLVFEKQKAGGQKLERALRRRLEHVLDEELGGADVVRRMRRGFPALLDDDRNVALVVRSLHETRFLMKIIPEYDQLTCLKRYDLYHHYTVDEHSFKVLENLVSLGKSDPAAGDFLVRLYSELPQKRILFLAALLHDIGKIEGHDHAARGAVLSRVILERMGLAEEEIELVCFLVAQHLVMSHFSQRRDPTDIGTITAFCDRVGNRTRLKYLCLLTYADYRATSPLVWNEWKRTLLWELYARAYDFMARREKAPEEVYRQHKENLLAAFSGGDRARALAHLDLLPGGYLLTMTAEMVGDHMRMIERLDGEPFLVSHRIAGAAHEITFCTHDKPYRLSELCGVLAINDFTILNAFAFTRRDGKVIDVFVVEPIDRDGLLPQQEMLKRFEHIRADLKKIFDGKLDLEEATHDHARRWRRVLKPRIPIETRVQFENDTSEDYTIIDVFAQDRPGLLYTITRSLSGQGLSIARARISTEATRAIDSFYVRDEAGSKVRDADALRTIRETLRGQID from the coding sequence GTGACACCCCGCAAACCCGCCACCAAACCACGCACACGGCGCAAGCGCGCCGGTTCCGCCAGCGCGCTCCCGGCCGTGATGACGCCCGAGGCACTCGCCTCGCGCGAGCACCTGGTGGCGGAGACGCGGGCGTACTTTGCCCTCCTCACCCGTCCCATCATCGACGGCCGCACCCCGCAGACCCGAGGGCTCGAGTTCGTCGCGTCCTACACGCGCATGGTGGACACCATCGTGGGGCTGCTCTTTCAGCACGCGGCCGAGGAGAACGGCCTCACCGTGGACGAAACCGACGTGGCGGTGGTGGCCCTGGGCGGCTACGGCCGCGCGGAACTGGCGCCGTTCTCCGACGTCGACATTCTCATTACCTGCGGGCGCAAAACCAAGATTGTGGAAGCGGTGGCGTCGTCGTTCATCCGCCTCATGTGGGATTGCGGATTCGAACTCGGGCACGCAGTCGAGTCCGTGGTGGAAGCCGACACCGCCCTCACCCGCGACATGGACACCAAGACCGCGCTCATCGAGAGCCGCTGGGTGTGCGGATCGCGCCGGGTCGCGCGCGCACTGGATAAGAAGATTGGCCGCGTGCGCCGCAACGAGCGCGAGGAGTTCCTGCGTCGCAAGACCGCCGATGTAATCGAACGCTACGAAAAGTTCGGCAACAGCTTTCAGCTCATCGAGCCCAACGTGAAGTCCAGCCCCGGCGGGTTGCGCGACTACCAGACGCTGGTGTGGCTGGGGTCGGTGGGGCGCACCGAGCAGGGCCTGAAGGCGCTGCGCCAGAAGGGGCTCCTGTTACGCGGCGAGCGGCGCGAACTGGAAGCCGCGTACGACTTTCTCACCCGCGTGCGCGTGGAACTGCACCTGTCCACCAAGTCCAAGCAGGACTCGCTCATCGTGGCCGCGCAACAGGGAGTGGCGGATGCGCTGGGTTACCGAAAGCGCGGCGACCACCTGGCGGTGGAGTTCTTCATGCGCGAGTACTACCGCCACTCGCGCGCCATCTACCGCATCACCGCGGACTGTTTGCAAGCGCTGGACTACGGCAACAACGTGGGTGTGCTGCTGGGGAGATCGCGCCTCAAGAAGGACGGCTCGCGTTTGAATGTGGCGCTGCGCCTGCCGTCGCTGCGCAAGAACCCGCTACTGGTGTTCGAGAAGCAGAAGGCGGGCGGGCAGAAGCTGGAGCGGGCGTTGCGGCGCCGGCTCGAACACGTGCTCGACGAGGAGCTCGGCGGCGCCGACGTGGTGCGGCGCATGCGCCGCGGTTTTCCGGCGCTGCTGGACGACGACCGCAACGTGGCGTTGGTGGTGCGTTCACTCCACGAGACGCGCTTTCTCATGAAGATCATCCCCGAGTACGACCAGCTCACCTGCCTCAAGCGCTACGACCTGTACCACCACTATACCGTCGACGAACACAGCTTCAAGGTGCTGGAGAACCTGGTGTCGCTGGGCAAATCGGACCCGGCGGCGGGGGACTTCCTGGTGCGGCTGTACTCGGAATTGCCGCAAAAACGCATTCTGTTTCTGGCCGCACTGCTGCACGACATCGGCAAGATCGAAGGCCACGACCACGCCGCGCGCGGTGCGGTGCTCTCGCGCGTCATCCTGGAGCGCATGGGGCTGGCCGAAGAAGAGATCGAGCTGGTGTGCTTCCTGGTGGCGCAGCACCTGGTGATGTCGCACTTCAGCCAGCGCCGCGATCCCACCGACATCGGCACCATCACCGCCTTCTGCGACCGCGTCGGCAACCGCACCCGGCTCAAGTACCTGTGCCTGTTGACCTACGCGGACTACCGCGCAACCTCGCCGCTGGTGTGGAACGAGTGGAAGCGCACGCTGCTGTGGGAGTTGTACGCGCGCGCGTACGACTTCATGGCGCGTCGCGAGAAGGCGCCGGAGGAGGTATACCGGCAGCACAAGGAGAACCTGCTGGCCGCGTTCAGCGGCGGCGACCGTGCCCGTGCGTTGGCGCACCTGGACCTGCTGCCCGGCGGCTACCTGCTCACCATGACCGCGGAGATGGTGGGTGACCACATGCGCATGATCGAGCGCCTGGACGGCGAGCCCTTCTTGGTGAGCCATCGCATCGCGGGTGCCGCGCACGAGATCACCTTCTGCACCCACGACAAGCCGTACCGCCTGTCGGAGCTGTGCGGTGTGCTGGCCATCAACGACTTCACCATTCTCAATGCGTTTGCGTTTACGCGCCGCGACGGCAAGGTGATCGATGTGTTCGTGGTGGAACCCATCGACCGCGACGGGTTGCTGCCGCAGCAGGAGATGCTCAAACGTTTCGAGCACATCCGCGCCGACTTGAAGAAGATCTTCGACGGCAAGCTCGATCTGGAGGAAGCCACCCACGACCACGCTCGCCGCTGGCGCCGCGTTCTCAAGCCACGAATTCCCATCGAGACCCGTGTACAATTCGAGAACGACACCTCGGAGGACTACACCATCATCGACGTGTTTGCGCAGGATCGCCCGGGTCTGCTGTACACCATCACCCGCTCGCTGTCCGGGCAGGGGCTCTCCATTGCGCGCGCGCGTATCTCCACCGAAGCCACGCGGGCCATCGACTCGTTCTACGTGCGGGACGAAGCGGGGAGCAAGGTGCGGGATGCCGATGCGCTTCGGACCATCCGCGAAACGTTGCGGGGTCAGATTGATTGA
- a CDS encoding HNH endonuclease produces MSLRSLPDLAVLNRIKRLSGVERTFTLRVLECLIEIEWRKLHFALGYSSMFNFCTSGLGYSGSAAGRRIQAARTVARFPEIMQLLQANEVNVCTVSRVSRIVTPRNKDEVLARIRRKTLDEVIALVAEYRLPEAVILDRVRDVVVAPPRSPLLESMPWRKSSSFASSNTRPPKDDTSASMPMPDSGDDAPNATSSEPSDSAPPPGTLEGDLQHRIILRFGVSAAFMTKLDRIRALAWHRLPANATLEHVFELVLDDTLKRSDPVLRREQRSRRELARTETVQSSPSSTPGSQADSPNPRQIPLRMRDDVFARDHGRCTFVGPDGRRCDATRGLQIDHIVPVAQGGTGEIGNLRLLCAQHNRLLAERLLGARVDRPRGEAELEETP; encoded by the coding sequence ATGTCCCTGCGATCTCTCCCCGACCTTGCCGTTCTCAACCGCATCAAACGACTGTCCGGAGTCGAACGCACGTTCACGCTGCGCGTGCTGGAGTGCCTCATCGAGATTGAGTGGCGCAAGCTGCACTTCGCGCTGGGATACAGTTCCATGTTCAACTTCTGCACGTCGGGCCTGGGTTACTCGGGATCGGCGGCGGGCCGGCGCATCCAGGCGGCGCGCACGGTGGCGCGGTTCCCGGAGATCATGCAACTGCTGCAGGCCAACGAGGTCAACGTGTGCACGGTCTCTCGCGTGTCGCGCATTGTCACGCCGCGCAACAAGGACGAAGTACTCGCGCGCATCCGGCGCAAGACGCTGGACGAGGTGATCGCGCTTGTCGCGGAGTACCGGTTGCCGGAGGCGGTGATTCTCGACCGCGTGCGTGATGTGGTGGTGGCCCCTCCGCGCAGCCCGCTGTTGGAATCGATGCCCTGGCGGAAAAGCAGCTCGTTTGCATCGTCCAACACGCGTCCGCCCAAGGATGACACATCCGCCAGCATGCCCATGCCCGATTCCGGCGATGATGCCCCGAACGCAACTTCATCGGAGCCGTCTGACAGCGCGCCACCGCCGGGCACACTTGAGGGTGATCTGCAACACCGCATCATCCTGCGCTTCGGCGTGAGTGCGGCGTTCATGACCAAGCTGGATCGCATTCGCGCGCTCGCCTGGCACCGTCTGCCTGCGAATGCAACCCTGGAGCACGTGTTCGAACTCGTCCTCGACGACACGCTCAAGCGAAGCGATCCCGTGCTCCGGCGCGAGCAACGCTCGCGCCGCGAGCTGGCAAGAACTGAGACTGTGCAATCCTCACCGTCCAGCACGCCAGGCTCCCAAGCTGACTCACCCAACCCGCGCCAGATTCCTCTTCGCATGCGCGACGATGTCTTCGCGCGCGATCATGGCCGCTGCACGTTCGTTGGCCCCGATGGTCGCCGCTGCGACGCAACGCGCGGACTGCAGATCGATCACATCGTTCCCGTCGCGCAGGGCGGCACCGGCGAGATCGGCAACCTCCGGCTTCTTTGTGCGCAGCACAACCGGTTGCTGGCCGAGCGGCTGCTGGGTGCCAGAGTCGATCGTCCACGCGGTGAGGCCGAACTTGAGGAAACGCCCTGA
- a CDS encoding ABC transporter ATP-binding protein yields the protein MKLSIEGTGKTYRGGVRGLDDFSLELAPGVLGLLGPNGAGKSTLMRILATITRPTDGRVLWNGTDITKSPDTVRNVLGYLPQDFGVYPNLTAQEFLEYVAAAKGVGARAAARRIDELLQLVNLSDVRKRPLGGFSGGMRQRVGIAQALLNDPELLIVDEPTAGLDPEERVRFRNLLSELSGARIVILSTHIVSDVEATATRIALIAGGRLVACAMPEELLRSVEGKVWEWVVPSDELPALKQRHRISGTLRRSDGVRVRVVHQEKPAPSAQAATPTLEDAYLLHIAPPAGATTA from the coding sequence ATGAAGCTTTCCATCGAAGGCACCGGCAAGACCTACCGCGGCGGCGTGCGGGGTCTGGACGACTTCTCGCTGGAACTGGCGCCCGGCGTGCTGGGGCTGCTGGGCCCCAACGGCGCGGGCAAGTCCACCCTGATGCGCATCCTCGCCACCATCACGCGCCCCACCGACGGCCGTGTGCTGTGGAACGGAACCGACATCACGAAGTCGCCCGACACGGTGCGCAACGTGCTGGGCTATCTCCCGCAGGACTTCGGCGTGTACCCCAACCTCACCGCGCAGGAGTTCCTCGAGTACGTGGCCGCGGCCAAGGGCGTGGGGGCGCGCGCGGCGGCGCGGCGCATCGACGAGCTGCTGCAACTGGTCAATTTGTCCGATGTTCGCAAGCGCCCGCTGGGCGGATTTTCCGGCGGAATGCGCCAGCGCGTGGGTATCGCGCAGGCGCTGCTGAACGACCCCGAGCTGCTCATCGTGGACGAGCCCACCGCGGGTCTCGACCCCGAGGAGCGCGTACGCTTTCGTAACCTGCTCTCCGAGCTGTCGGGTGCGCGCATCGTGATTCTCTCCACGCATATCGTCTCCGACGTGGAAGCCACCGCCACGCGCATCGCCCTCATCGCGGGCGGCCGCCTGGTGGCATGCGCCATGCCGGAGGAACTGCTGCGCTCGGTGGAGGGAAAGGTGTGGGAATGGGTGGTGCCGAGCGATGAACTGCCGGCGCTCAAGCAGCGCCATCGTATCAGCGGAACCCTGCGCCGCAGCGACGGTGTGCGCGTGCGCGTGGTCCACCAGGAGAAGCCGGCGCCGTCGGCACAAGCGGCCACACCCACGCTGGAAGACGCCTACCTGCTGCACATCGCGCCGCCCGCCGGCGCCACCACCGCATGA
- the tsaD gene encoding tRNA (adenosine(37)-N6)-threonylcarbamoyltransferase complex transferase subunit TsaD — protein MIVLGIETSCDDTSLALYARGRGLLGNLTASQVIHEEYGGVVPEIASRQHLRALLPVYDALLAKTSLRGADIGGIGVSNGPGLVGSLLVGVGFAKSLALGLGIPVVGVHHIEAHVLSNELGGEGLRYPCLVLVVSGGHTSLYLATQAGRYELVGNTRDDAAGEAFDKIAKLLGLGFPGGPAVQKAAESGNPRAVDFPRAMRDRGGFDFSFSGLKTAVRQHVESRPSLSEQDVADIAASAQAAIVDALVERTVACARAHTVGDVYLAGGVAANRPLRTAMQAACERARLAYHAPLIEFCTDNGAMVARTAELLLASGRDDGAALDVFTRGPITSWS, from the coding sequence ATGATCGTACTCGGAATCGAAACGTCGTGCGACGACACGTCGCTCGCGCTTTATGCGCGTGGCCGCGGTCTGCTCGGCAACCTCACCGCGAGCCAGGTGATCCACGAGGAATACGGCGGCGTGGTGCCGGAGATCGCATCGCGGCAGCATCTGCGCGCGCTCTTGCCAGTGTACGACGCGCTGCTTGCGAAAACGAGCCTGCGGGGCGCTGACATCGGTGGCATCGGGGTGAGCAACGGTCCGGGCCTGGTGGGATCGTTGCTGGTAGGCGTGGGCTTTGCCAAGTCGCTGGCGCTGGGGCTCGGCATCCCCGTGGTCGGCGTGCACCATATCGAGGCACACGTCCTCTCCAACGAACTCGGCGGCGAGGGGCTGCGCTACCCGTGCCTGGTGCTGGTGGTATCCGGCGGCCATACCTCGCTCTACCTCGCCACGCAGGCCGGACGTTACGAGCTGGTGGGCAACACGCGCGACGATGCGGCCGGTGAGGCCTTCGACAAGATCGCCAAGCTGCTCGGCCTCGGTTTTCCCGGCGGTCCCGCGGTGCAGAAGGCGGCCGAGAGCGGAAACCCGCGCGCCGTCGACTTTCCGCGCGCCATGCGCGACCGCGGCGGTTTTGATTTTTCCTTCTCCGGACTGAAGACCGCGGTGCGCCAGCACGTGGAGTCGCGCCCATCACTCAGCGAACAGGACGTCGCGGACATCGCAGCTTCCGCACAGGCGGCCATCGTGGATGCGCTGGTGGAACGCACGGTGGCGTGCGCGCGCGCCCATACCGTGGGCGACGTGTACCTGGCGGGCGGCGTGGCCGCCAACCGGCCCCTGCGCACGGCGATGCAGGCGGCGTGCGAGCGAGCGCGTCTTGCCTACCACGCGCCGCTCATCGAGTTCTGCACCGACAACGGCGCCATGGTGGCGCGTACCGCGGAGTTGTTGCTCGCCTCGGGCCGCGACGACGGTGCCGCGCTGGACGTGTTCACGCGCGGCCCCATCACCTCCTGGTCGTAG
- a CDS encoding DUF294 nucleotidyltransferase-like domain-containing protein codes for MAYASGMFAASGPPTTMPEHVHQKLRAVVEDVHEAMMRSLVDAPAADHPPQDLALETRIAECGFGASSAVASSFQRVCERVLAADLNDEDVILIVEACLRSASPDAAIVNLERYLESTGSVSVFLRTMLAAPPVLNLVTTVFGASQHLADILVRQPGFVYWLMEQSTWDSPDDVDSFSEWLAREVEAFRSVEGKLNAVRRAHRQALLKIGVLDMVSGASVEEVTRRLSDLADAIARTVLDVVFDELGDDARPRGIAVIAMGKLGGRELNYSSDIDLIFACQECDDDTLHFYTRVARRFADAMSALTEEGYLYRVDLRLRPDGKAGPLVNTEQALLIYYENRGRPWEFQAMMKARAIAGDLALGERFLDSIGKLIYSSALPYSPLEAVGAMRDQIKENLRANQRGHNIKLMAGGIRDIEFVAQAGQIMHAPQHKELRTPNTLVSLSTQRRLKLLKEWDADNLMAAYRFFRLVEHRLQMMHQLQTHTLPDSDEEIALLARRVSHGPLGSFTTESFIDTLSRHLNNVRAFADAFFAGESVHPHSVLLMLPEDSERAVTILRQVGIRDVPRAMRTLHGMAYGSFPRLLDRRARAEFEKLLPFLLEDVAATGDPDTALVRVAQVAAAEKSESSFYGLLVDSPAARRLLVGIAGMSSLLTRELCAQIGVLDSLIGDGGEAVDQMLAEVPEWERFSAREAFARGSRATTERRERQRQWFERLRLLTFAESFRNGFHPGPHGITGEKARAAGARVHLAAAFDEMVPEKERVAVFVMGSYGVGEPRITSDLDLLVVADGVDLPDLMQRVQAINQWFTDGRILKLDFRLRAEGASSPLVQDLAFYDEYFKTRASLWERVAFAKCSPWWGGEKARLGFLRKLRAFVARPFSAEEITALAQMRARVEGLAPKKFVEWDTKRSAGGRYDIEYILAVGMAATCMDRVDFFTMSTHERIDALLGTGYLTADEGALLRDAVDLFTRVEHFMELQEMSHPGTEEKARWLEGHLARLSEETGAPASLAALTDTKTGVRGVYTRHLDQSI; via the coding sequence ATGGCTTACGCAAGTGGTATGTTCGCGGCGAGCGGCCCTCCCACCACCATGCCCGAGCACGTTCATCAGAAGCTTCGCGCCGTCGTGGAGGACGTCCACGAGGCAATGATGCGCTCCCTCGTGGACGCGCCCGCCGCCGATCACCCCCCGCAGGATCTCGCCCTTGAAACCCGCATCGCCGAGTGCGGTTTTGGCGCATCCAGCGCGGTTGCGTCCAGTTTTCAGCGGGTGTGCGAGCGCGTCCTCGCCGCCGATCTCAATGACGAGGACGTCATCCTCATCGTCGAGGCCTGCCTGCGCAGCGCCTCCCCCGACGCCGCCATCGTCAACCTGGAGCGCTACCTCGAGAGCACCGGCAGCGTGTCCGTATTCCTGCGCACCATGCTCGCGGCGCCTCCGGTTCTCAACCTCGTGACCACGGTGTTCGGCGCGAGCCAGCACCTCGCCGATATTCTCGTGCGCCAGCCGGGTTTCGTGTACTGGCTGATGGAACAGTCCACGTGGGACTCGCCGGACGACGTGGACAGCTTTTCCGAGTGGCTCGCGCGCGAGGTGGAGGCGTTCCGCAGCGTGGAGGGTAAGCTCAATGCGGTGCGCCGCGCCCACCGCCAGGCGCTGCTCAAGATCGGCGTGCTCGACATGGTGAGCGGCGCGTCGGTTGAGGAGGTGACGCGCCGGCTGAGCGATCTCGCCGACGCCATCGCGCGCACCGTGCTGGACGTGGTATTCGACGAACTCGGTGACGACGCCCGGCCCCGCGGTATCGCGGTCATCGCGATGGGAAAGCTGGGCGGTCGCGAGCTCAACTACAGCAGCGACATCGACCTCATATTTGCCTGCCAGGAGTGCGACGACGACACGCTGCACTTCTACACGCGCGTGGCGCGCCGCTTCGCCGACGCCATGTCCGCGCTCACCGAGGAGGGCTATCTCTACCGCGTGGACCTGCGCCTGCGCCCCGACGGCAAGGCGGGCCCGCTGGTGAACACCGAACAGGCACTGCTGATCTACTACGAGAACCGTGGCCGCCCGTGGGAGTTCCAGGCCATGATGAAAGCGCGCGCCATCGCCGGCGACCTTGCGCTGGGCGAGCGCTTCCTCGACTCGATCGGCAAGCTCATCTACAGCAGCGCACTGCCCTACTCGCCGCTGGAGGCGGTGGGTGCCATGCGCGACCAGATCAAGGAGAACCTGCGCGCCAACCAGCGCGGCCACAACATCAAACTCATGGCGGGCGGCATCCGCGATATCGAGTTCGTTGCCCAGGCCGGCCAGATCATGCACGCGCCGCAGCACAAGGAGTTGCGCACGCCCAACACGCTGGTGTCGCTTTCCACGCAGCGGCGCTTGAAGCTGCTCAAGGAATGGGACGCGGATAACCTCATGGCCGCGTACCGGTTCTTCCGCCTGGTGGAGCATCGCCTGCAGATGATGCACCAGCTGCAGACGCACACGCTCCCGGATTCCGACGAGGAAATTGCGCTGCTGGCAAGGCGCGTGTCGCACGGGCCGCTGGGGTCGTTCACCACGGAGAGTTTCATCGACACGCTCTCGCGGCACCTGAACAACGTGCGCGCGTTCGCGGACGCGTTCTTTGCGGGCGAATCCGTGCACCCGCACTCGGTGCTGCTCATGCTCCCCGAGGACAGCGAGCGCGCGGTAACCATCCTGCGCCAGGTCGGCATCCGCGACGTTCCGCGCGCCATGCGCACGCTGCACGGCATGGCCTACGGCTCCTTTCCGCGCCTGCTCGACCGGCGCGCGCGCGCCGAGTTCGAAAAGCTGCTGCCGTTTCTGCTGGAGGACGTGGCCGCCACCGGCGATCCTGACACCGCGCTGGTGCGCGTGGCGCAGGTTGCCGCCGCGGAGAAGAGCGAGTCGTCTTTTTACGGTTTGCTGGTGGACTCTCCCGCGGCGCGGCGGCTGCTGGTGGGTATCGCAGGGATGTCATCGCTGCTGACGCGCGAGCTTTGCGCGCAGATCGGCGTGCTGGATTCTCTCATCGGCGACGGGGGCGAGGCGGTGGACCAGATGCTCGCCGAGGTGCCGGAATGGGAGCGTTTTTCGGCGCGCGAAGCGTTTGCCAGGGGCTCGCGCGCAACCACCGAGCGTCGCGAGCGCCAGCGGCAGTGGTTCGAGCGTCTGCGGTTGCTGACATTCGCGGAGTCGTTTCGCAATGGCTTCCACCCCGGGCCACACGGCATCACCGGCGAGAAGGCGCGCGCCGCGGGTGCGCGCGTCCATCTGGCGGCCGCCTTCGACGAGATGGTTCCGGAGAAGGAGCGCGTGGCGGTGTTCGTCATGGGCTCGTACGGCGTGGGGGAACCGCGCATCACCAGCGATCTCGACCTGCTGGTGGTGGCCGACGGCGTGGACCTGCCGGACCTCATGCAGCGCGTGCAGGCCATCAACCAGTGGTTCACCGACGGCCGCATCCTCAAGCTCGACTTCCGCCTGCGCGCGGAGGGTGCCAGCTCACCGCTGGTCCAGGATCTCGCCTTCTACGACGAGTACTTCAAGACGCGCGCGTCGCTGTGGGAACGGGTGGCATTTGCCAAGTGCTCGCCCTGGTGGGGTGGCGAGAAGGCGCGCCTCGGGTTCCTGCGCAAGCTGCGCGCGTTCGTGGCGCGGCCGTTTTCGGCGGAGGAGATCACCGCGCTCGCCCAGATGCGCGCGCGTGTCGAGGGGCTGGCGCCAAAGAAGTTCGTGGAATGGGATACCAAGCGCTCCGCGGGTGGCCGCTACGACATCGAATACATCCTCGCGGTGGGCATGGCGGCAACCTGCATGGATCGCGTGGACTTCTTTACCATGAGCACGCACGAGCGCATCGACGCGCTGCTGGGAACCGGCTACCTGACCGCTGACGAAGGGGCCCTGCTGCGCGATGCGGTCGATCTGTTTACGCGCGTGGAACACTTCATGGAGCTGCAGGAGATGAGTCACCCGGGGACGGAGGAAAAGGCGCGCTGGCTGGAAGGTCACCTGGCGCGGCTGTCCGAAGAGACCGGCGCGCCCGCGTCACTCGCCGCGCTGACGGATACCAAGACCGGGGTGCGCGGCGTCTACACCCGCCACCTCGATCAATCAATCTGA
- a CDS encoding P-II family nitrogen regulator produces the protein MKKIEAFIKPFKLDDVKSALMEIGIKGLTVSEVKGFGRQKGHTELYRGSEYRVDFLPKSKLEMFVTDDEVDNVVETIVKVARTGSIGDGKIFILPVEDAIRIRTGESGESVL, from the coding sequence ATGAAAAAAATTGAAGCATTCATCAAGCCGTTCAAGCTCGACGACGTCAAGTCGGCGCTCATGGAAATCGGGATCAAGGGGCTTACCGTGTCCGAGGTCAAGGGCTTCGGGCGCCAGAAGGGCCATACCGAGCTGTACCGCGGCAGTGAGTACCGCGTGGACTTCCTGCCCAAGAGCAAGCTGGAAATGTTCGTCACCGACGATGAGGTCGACAACGTGGTCGAGACCATTGTGAAGGTGGCGCGCACCGGTTCCATCGGCGACGGCAAGATCTTCATTCTGCCCGTCGAGGATGCCATCCGTATCCGCACCGGCGAAAGCGGCGAAAGCGTCCTCTAA